One region of Myxocyprinus asiaticus isolate MX2 ecotype Aquarium Trade chromosome 38, UBuf_Myxa_2, whole genome shotgun sequence genomic DNA includes:
- the nf2b gene encoding NF2, moesin-ezrin-radixin like (MERLIN) tumor suppressor b, whose product MSILGLKKKQPKTFKVKVITMDAEMEFSCEVKWKGKDLFDLVCRTIGLRETWFFGLRYTVKDTYAWLKPDKRVLDQEVPKDSPITFHFLAKFFPEKVEDELVQEITQHLFFLQVKKQILDEEIFCSPEASVLLASYAVQAKYGDYDPNFHKPGFLAQDELLPKRVLMQYQMTPDMWEEKITAWYAEHRNVTRDEAEMEYLKIAQDLEMYGVSYFSITQNKRDTELLLGVDAQGLHIYSPNNRLTPNKSFPWSGIRNISYSEKEFTIKPLDKKKEVFKFYSSQLRVNKLILQLCIGNHDLFMRRRKVDSIEVQQMKAQAKEEKARKKVERQILAREKQMREEAERAKEEMERRLFQLQDEARMANEALLRSEETADLLAEKAQIAEEEAKLLAHKAAEAEQERQRLEVTALKTKEEKRLMEQKMREAEQLAVKLVEQSERRLKEADHLKQDLNEAKDAERRAKQKLLEITKTTYPLIAAYSSPSQPVGPDSPDMAVEMGSSIRMDFKDSDMKRLSMEIERERMEYMEKSKHLQDQLKELKSEIESLKLEEQQQAGIYSLRSYTEPPYVPHSNRNSAYMAQMAFYEEV is encoded by the exons ATGTCGATTTTGGGTCTAAAAAAGAAGCAGCCAAAGACTTTTAAAGTCAAAGTCATCACTATGGATGCTGAAATGGAGTTCAGTTGTGAG GTCAAATGGAAAGGGAAAGATCTGTTTGACCTTGTGTGTCGGACTATTGGACTGAGGGAAACATGGTTCTTTGGCCTTAGATATACAGTAAAAGACACCTATGCGTGGCTTAAGCCTGATAAAAGG GTTTTGGATCAAGAAGTTCCAAAGGATTCTCCGATAACATTTCATTTTCTTGCCAAATTCTTCCCTGAGAAAGTTGAGGACGAGCTTGTTCAGGAAATTACTCAGCATCTCTTCTTCTTACAA GTCAAAAAGCAGATATTAGATGAAGAGATATTTTGTTCTCCAGAAGCCTCGGTTCTTTTGGCGTCGTATGCTGTTCAAGCCAAG TATGGGGACTATGATCCAAATTTTCACAAGCCAGGCTTCTTAGCACAAGATGAACTCTTGCCCAAAAGA GTGCTAATGCAGTATCAGATGACACCAGACATGTGGGAAGAGAAGATAACTGCTTGGTATGCTGAACACAGAAACGTCACAAG gGACGAGGCTGAGATGGAATATCTAAAAATAGCACAGGATCTAGAGATGTATGGAGTTAGCTACTTTTCTATCACA CAAAACAAGAGGGACACAGAGCTGCTGCTTGGAGTTGATGCCCAAGGTCTTCACATCTACAGCCCCAACAATAGGCTCACCCCTAACAAATCCTTCCCCTGGAGTGGAATCCGAAACATCTCTTACAGTGAGAAAGAG tttactATTAAGCCATTGGACAAGAAAAAGGAAGTTTTTAAATTCTACTCTTCTCAGCTGAGAGTTAACAAACTG ATCTTACAGCTGTGTATTGGGAACCACGACCTGTTTATGAGGAGGAGGAAGGTGGATTCTATAGAAGTGCAACAGATGAAGGCCCAGGCCAAAGAGGAGAAGGCCAGGAAAAAG gttGAGCGTCAGATTCTTGCACGGGAAAAGCAGATGAGGGAGGAAGCCGAGCGAGCAAAGGAAGAAATGGAGCGTCGTTTGTTCCAGCTTCAGGACGAGGCCCGAATGGCCAATGAAGCTCTA CTGCGCTCCGAGGAGACAGCCGACCTTCTGGCAGAGAAAGCCCAGATCGCAGAGGAGGAGGCCAAACTACTCGCCCACAAAGCAGCCGAGGCAGAGCAGGAGAGGCAGAGGTTAGAGGTCACGGCCCTAAAGACCAAAGAGGAGAAGAGACTGATGGAGCAGAAGATGAGAGAAGCAGAACAACTTGCAGTTAAACTTGTTGAGCAGTCTGAAAGAAG ACTGAAGGAGGCAGACCATCTGAAACAGGACCTGAATGAGGCTAAAGATGCAGAAAGAAGAGCCAAGCAAAAACTTTTGGAAATCACCAAAACAACATATCCT CTGATTGCAGCATACTCCAGCCCTTCACAACCCGTTGGGCCTGACAGTCCAGATATGGCTGTAGAAATGGGCAGCTCCATCCGAATGGATTTCAAAGACTCGGATATGAAGAGACTTTCGATGGAGATTGAGAGAGAACG GATGGAGTACATGGAAAAGAGCAAGCATCTTCAAGACCAGCTGAAGGAGCTGAAATCCGAGATTGAATCACTGAAGCTTGAAGAGCAGCAGCAGGCTGGAATCTACAGCCTCAGGAGTTACACAGAACCACCCTATGTTCCCCACAGCAAT AGGAATTCTGCCTACATGGCTCAGATGGCCTTCTATGAGGAAGTGTGA